Proteins encoded by one window of Archaeoglobus veneficus SNP6:
- a CDS encoding GMP synthase subunit A codes for MVKIYVVYNYGQYNHLIHRTLRDLGVESKLIENTTPVEQIKDADGIVLGGGPSLERTGNCELYVKELDVPILGICLGHQLLAKVFGGEVGKGQVGGYAEVNVRIVEEDEIFEGLPKELKAWASHADEVKKMPEDFKHLAESDVCKIEAMRHKEKPIYGVQWHPEVYHTERGVDFYRNFIKICKR; via the coding sequence ATGGTGAAAATATACGTTGTCTATAACTACGGGCAGTACAATCACCTCATCCACAGAACCCTCCGTGACCTTGGTGTGGAATCGAAGCTTATCGAGAACACGACGCCAGTTGAGCAAATAAAGGATGCTGACGGCATAGTCCTCGGAGGAGGGCCAAGCCTGGAGAGAACTGGAAACTGTGAACTCTATGTTAAAGAACTCGACGTTCCGATTCTCGGGATATGCCTCGGACACCAGCTCCTCGCCAAGGTCTTTGGCGGTGAGGTCGGAAAGGGTCAGGTCGGAGGTTATGCTGAGGTGAATGTCAGAATAGTCGAGGAGGACGAAATTTTCGAGGGACTCCCGAAGGAACTCAAAGCATGGGCAAGCCACGCAGATGAGGTTAAAAAGATGCCCGAAGACTTCAAGCACCTTGCAGAATCCGACGTGTGTAAAATAGAGGCCATGAGACACAAAGAAAAACCAATATACGGTGTCCAGTGGCACCCGGAGGTGTACCACACCGAAAGGGGCGTTGACTTCTACCGCAACTTTATAAAGATATGCAAAAGGTAG
- a CDS encoding Ig-like domain-containing protein — MNDDRGVTVILGFILVLMTSMVALSVAQTTLVPDLCKKIEAEHMEKLTQQILSLAEVPETTKTVRLDMGVVYPRYPLLLTPSKAATSLSLEKFYINVSYTKILPNGTKVSVQKKIPTSRIVITPGYYFYPRESLIIENTAVFRKAGSTYVTVSKGVALEGDIRIVILNSTIDSLSTASSLSIALAPVSIGGATTVENVNITFESVNPSFWATLSSQNYTVQVNGNVVTIKASLAQLSFSEVFLSTKGAITVSKPVKKIYMLNPLNDYTLNVGETVVLGVKVVDEYDNPVKGVEVDVSVSGNIGYISPQKTYTDARGEAYAIFSATNTGSGSVTFSCGSGKSVRYDITVKSGAQLSLQFPLGVVYDAKSDGAVFVYGNEVRSVPRSADEPTIVLNTTNITYDDGQYLVSTADWRYHAAQRFDFYNISTTNVYETYINWNGYGLGWWDDGVTIYLWNYTADSYEEIVLTPDYSEIWLGWAISGSSIQNYVSNGKMTVLVVQNDWRESKLYTDYICVFQIYK; from the coding sequence ATGAACGACGACCGCGGAGTTACAGTAATTCTCGGATTCATACTCGTGCTGATGACATCTATGGTAGCTCTCAGCGTAGCCCAGACGACCCTCGTGCCGGACTTGTGCAAAAAGATTGAAGCAGAGCACATGGAAAAGTTAACACAGCAGATTCTCAGCCTCGCAGAAGTTCCCGAGACAACGAAAACTGTCAGGCTCGACATGGGTGTGGTGTATCCCCGCTATCCGCTGCTCCTGACACCATCGAAGGCCGCTACAAGCCTGAGTTTAGAGAAATTCTACATAAACGTCAGCTATACGAAGATACTTCCAAATGGGACGAAGGTCAGCGTTCAAAAAAAGATTCCTACATCAAGAATTGTGATTACGCCAGGATACTACTTCTACCCGAGAGAAAGTCTAATAATCGAGAATACCGCAGTTTTCAGGAAAGCTGGTAGCACGTACGTTACCGTTTCAAAGGGTGTGGCTCTCGAAGGAGATATTAGAATCGTCATCCTCAACTCGACGATTGACTCGCTATCTACCGCATCATCGCTCAGTATAGCTCTTGCTCCCGTATCAATTGGTGGTGCCACAACAGTTGAGAACGTTAACATCACGTTCGAAAGCGTAAATCCCAGCTTCTGGGCCACACTTAGCTCGCAGAACTACACAGTTCAGGTAAACGGCAATGTTGTAACAATTAAGGCAAGTTTGGCGCAATTAAGCTTTTCAGAAGTATTTCTAAGCACCAAAGGAGCAATTACAGTCAGCAAACCCGTGAAGAAGATATACATGCTGAACCCTCTCAACGACTACACACTAAACGTTGGAGAAACCGTAGTTCTAGGAGTTAAAGTTGTTGATGAGTACGATAACCCTGTAAAGGGTGTGGAAGTGGACGTTTCAGTTAGTGGAAATATTGGCTACATCTCTCCACAGAAAACGTACACAGATGCAAGAGGAGAAGCCTACGCCATTTTTAGTGCGACGAATACTGGAAGTGGAAGCGTTACGTTCAGTTGTGGTTCTGGCAAAAGTGTGAGGTACGACATAACAGTAAAAAGTGGAGCACAGCTTAGCCTTCAGTTTCCGCTGGGTGTTGTGTATGATGCAAAATCCGATGGGGCTGTGTTTGTGTACGGTAACGAAGTCAGGAGTGTTCCTAGAAGTGCAGATGAACCCACAATAGTATTGAATACAACAAATATAACATACGATGACGGGCAGTATCTTGTGAGTACCGCAGATTGGAGATACCATGCTGCCCAGAGATTTGACTTTTATAATATCAGTACCACAAATGTCTATGAGACATACATCAACTGGAATGGATACGGTTTGGGATGGTGGGATGATGGTGTTACAATATATTTATGGAACTATACTGCTGATAGTTACGAGGAAATTGTACTTACCCCAGATTACTCGGAGATATGGCTTGGATGGGCAATAAGCGGCTCAAGCATTCAAAACTACGTCAGCAACGGTAAGATGACCGTTCTAGTGGTTCAGAACGACTGGAGAGAGTCCAAGCTGTATACGGATTACATTTGTGTTTTTCAAATATATAAATAG
- a CDS encoding TIGR04084 family radical SAM/SPASM domain-containing protein: MLYIVFLTARCNLVCRYCGGSIDESVMPPEPTYSIEELRRFVENDPHPIIAFYGGEPLLRIDLLEKIMDNIYAEHYVLQTNGLLLDRLKEEHLSRLSTILVSIDGIKEVTDFYKGRVYDRVMENVAMIRKRYSGELIARMVACEKTDIFRDVVHLLQHFDYAHWQLNAVWSPDGLWSDFGGWVRKYNAGITRLVDFWLESMKKGTVEGIVPFLGVLKALMFEPNTSPPCGAGTNAFAITTDGRVVACPICADFEWNVLGTLQDDVFGLPRVEILEPCKSCELKSVCGGRCLFFNRERLWGDEGFNLVCSTARHLIHEIMKVRQEIEELVDTGVIDASDLFYPKYNNTTEIIP, encoded by the coding sequence ATGCTTTACATAGTTTTCCTCACCGCACGCTGCAACCTCGTATGCAGGTACTGCGGGGGCAGCATCGATGAGTCCGTAATGCCCCCTGAGCCGACGTATTCCATCGAAGAGCTTCGCAGGTTTGTAGAGAATGACCCTCATCCCATCATAGCCTTCTACGGTGGAGAGCCCCTTTTGAGAATCGACCTCTTGGAGAAGATAATGGATAACATATATGCTGAACACTATGTGCTGCAGACGAACGGATTGCTTCTCGACAGGCTGAAAGAGGAACACCTCAGCAGACTTTCGACGATACTTGTTTCCATAGATGGTATTAAGGAGGTTACGGACTTCTACAAGGGCAGGGTTTACGATAGGGTGATGGAGAATGTTGCGATGATTCGAAAGCGTTACAGCGGCGAACTAATCGCGAGGATGGTGGCGTGCGAGAAAACGGACATCTTCAGGGATGTCGTACACCTCCTTCAGCACTTCGATTACGCTCACTGGCAGCTCAACGCTGTGTGGAGCCCCGATGGCCTGTGGAGCGACTTTGGTGGCTGGGTGAGAAAGTACAATGCTGGAATAACGAGGCTCGTTGACTTCTGGCTTGAGAGTATGAAGAAGGGAACAGTCGAGGGAATAGTTCCATTCCTTGGTGTTCTGAAGGCTCTGATGTTCGAGCCAAACACCTCCCCACCATGTGGTGCGGGAACGAACGCCTTTGCCATTACGACCGACGGCAGAGTCGTTGCATGCCCCATATGTGCAGACTTTGAATGGAACGTCTTGGGAACTCTACAAGACGACGTATTCGGCCTTCCACGGGTTGAAATCCTTGAACCATGCAAAAGTTGTGAGCTGAAGAGTGTATGTGGGGGCAGGTGTCTGTTCTTCAACAGGGAAAGGCTGTGGGGCGACGAAGGCTTTAACCTCGTTTGTTCGACTGCAAGACACCTTATCCACGAAATTATGAAGGTTAGACAGGAGATAGAAGAACTCGTTGACACTGGTGTGATTGATGCCAGTGACCTTTTCTATCCAAAATACAACAATACGACCGAGATAATTCCTTGA
- a CDS encoding 7-carboxy-7-deazaguanine synthase QueE has translation MCSQAESIQGFAEIREIFESIQGEGILVGVRQLFVRFARCNLNCIYCDTPTDSTDCTNHITGEKLPNPVSREYVSEFFDRNVHSICLTGGEPLLYADFIASLPKTRPFYLETNMSLPEMAKKLTHVDFVAGDFKVREAIVDGYEELVENTVRCFRILRNREDRLTFCKFVLPERFDAEEVINNAISVENYVECFILQPVFGTSKRGIETILELQKVLMEKVCVDVRVIPQVHKYLGVM, from the coding sequence ATGTGTTCGCAGGCAGAGAGCATTCAGGGCTTTGCAGAAATAAGAGAAATCTTCGAGTCAATACAGGGCGAAGGTATTCTCGTAGGGGTAAGGCAGCTTTTCGTACGCTTTGCAAGATGTAATCTAAACTGCATTTACTGTGATACGCCAACAGATTCTACGGACTGCACAAACCATATAACCGGTGAGAAATTGCCGAATCCTGTGAGCAGAGAATATGTATCAGAATTCTTCGACAGGAACGTCCACTCGATATGCCTCACCGGAGGTGAGCCACTTCTGTACGCGGACTTCATTGCATCTCTACCGAAAACAAGGCCGTTCTACCTCGAAACCAACATGAGCTTGCCGGAGATGGCTAAAAAACTTACACACGTTGATTTCGTTGCCGGAGACTTTAAAGTCAGGGAAGCTATTGTAGATGGTTACGAAGAGCTCGTTGAGAACACAGTAAGGTGCTTCAGGATCCTGAGGAACAGAGAAGACAGACTCACGTTCTGCAAATTCGTTCTTCCCGAAAGGTTTGACGCAGAAGAAGTTATAAACAACGCCATAAGTGTTGAGAACTACGTTGAGTGTTTCATCCTGCAGCCAGTCTTCGGCACAAGCAAGAGAGGAATAGAAACAATACTGGAGCTGCAAAAGGTGCTTATGGAGAAGGTATGTGTCGATGTGAGGGTTATACCACAGGTTCACAAGTACTTAGGGGTTATGTAA
- a CDS encoding CPBP family intramembrane glutamic endopeptidase, with protein sequence MNLRSVLFIITAGIFCYLVNYTFLNFMITNYSWAWGAIFGKGSWWLNQPLYVRIPYVLLVAPIYEELIHRRLVMHFFVARGETELGLLISSATFALHHFIFGWGWLKAIDMFFVGLVFGAVYAEYRLAGSWLCHTANNGMAAVFMLA encoded by the coding sequence ATGAATCTCAGGAGCGTACTTTTTATCATCACTGCTGGTATATTCTGTTACCTTGTGAACTACACGTTCCTTAACTTCATGATCACAAACTATAGCTGGGCGTGGGGGGCGATTTTTGGCAAAGGTAGCTGGTGGCTGAACCAACCTCTCTACGTCAGGATACCCTACGTGCTCCTTGTTGCACCCATTTACGAGGAACTCATCCACCGAAGACTCGTAATGCACTTTTTCGTTGCAAGAGGAGAAACAGAACTCGGTCTTCTGATCTCCAGCGCTACTTTTGCCCTTCATCACTTCATTTTCGGCTGGGGCTGGCTCAAGGCCATTGACATGTTCTTCGTGGGCCTCGTCTTTGGAGCGGTCTATGCAGAATACAGGCTTGCCGGAAGCTGGTTATGCCATACAGCTAACAACGGGATGGCTGCAGTATTCATGCTTGCCTGA
- a CDS encoding uroporphyrinogen decarboxylase family protein → MEVYIFAPYHGAKALGIGRRMYFSSAHSIFMGQKLLQRMLGHDCLYAAVPGVEVEFFLSKYTREPQPLVMSEEDIDALEVGEEGKFASAMLRAISMLSEEDFVVGACLSPLKLASMLSTLKGEAKLRLAERLLPFCSEWIKRQFEEGADMVILFDESNEEDRTPKSIERVEKLAWKDVCYAGGRIAEIAELIEKAGFSAAIVSSKESILEVRKRCSLTLLGNISAERMKNWNEEKAEEEAKRCVEEGLTAGNFVFSPDGEVPYHTGFATLRAAVRAAREAEERLNKD, encoded by the coding sequence GTGGAAGTTTATATATTCGCACCATACCACGGAGCCAAGGCACTTGGGATAGGAAGGAGGATGTACTTTTCATCAGCTCACAGCATATTCATGGGCCAGAAACTCCTCCAGCGCATGCTGGGCCATGATTGCTTATATGCAGCGGTGCCCGGAGTAGAGGTTGAGTTCTTTCTCTCCAAGTACACGAGAGAACCTCAGCCACTTGTTATGAGCGAAGAAGACATCGACGCCCTCGAAGTTGGAGAAGAAGGAAAGTTCGCATCGGCGATGCTAAGAGCAATATCCATGCTCTCAGAAGAGGATTTCGTCGTTGGGGCATGCCTCTCACCCTTAAAGCTTGCATCCATGCTTTCAACCCTCAAAGGTGAGGCTAAGCTGAGGCTTGCTGAGAGACTTCTTCCCTTTTGCTCCGAATGGATTAAGAGGCAGTTCGAGGAAGGAGCAGACATGGTTATCCTCTTCGACGAAAGCAATGAAGAAGACAGGACGCCGAAAAGCATAGAAAGGGTGGAAAAGCTTGCATGGAAAGATGTCTGCTACGCAGGAGGCAGAATTGCAGAAATTGCAGAACTCATCGAAAAAGCAGGCTTCAGTGCTGCGATAGTTAGCAGCAAGGAAAGTATTCTTGAAGTCAGAAAGCGCTGCAGTTTAACACTCCTTGGAAACATCAGTGCAGAAAGGATGAAGAACTGGAATGAGGAGAAGGCTGAAGAGGAGGCAAAAAGATGCGTTGAGGAGGGGCTTACAGCAGGAAACTTCGTTTTCTCTCCAGACGGTGAAGTGCCTTATCACACAGGCTTTGCCACCCTCAGGGCTGCTGTAAGAGCAGCCCGGGAAGCTGAAGAACGACTGAATAAAGATTAA
- the queC gene encoding 7-cyano-7-deazaguanine synthase QueC, with product MKFVAVLSGGMDSGVAMAKALQEGSIELALTFDYGQMAAKKEIEYAGKLCKYYGVAHKVIELPWLANLSSGLTEGRIPEVSEEILEAVAEETAKAVWVPNRNMVFISIAAAFAESMGCNAVVVGFNGEEAQTFPDNSEEFVKAMNDALRIVNGVSVYAPLIKLDKTEIVKLGMSMNFPFELTWSCYYSYDEPCGKCESCVRRQRAFRALQK from the coding sequence ATGAAATTCGTAGCCGTGCTCAGTGGTGGGATGGATTCTGGCGTTGCAATGGCAAAGGCGCTACAGGAAGGGAGCATTGAGCTCGCTTTGACCTTCGACTACGGCCAGATGGCAGCAAAGAAGGAGATCGAATATGCAGGAAAGCTCTGCAAATACTACGGCGTAGCACATAAAGTGATAGAGCTTCCATGGCTTGCAAATCTCAGCAGCGGTCTGACAGAGGGCAGAATACCAGAGGTTAGCGAGGAAATACTTGAAGCAGTTGCCGAAGAGACAGCAAAGGCTGTCTGGGTGCCCAACCGTAACATGGTCTTCATATCAATAGCAGCAGCTTTCGCGGAGTCTATGGGGTGTAATGCCGTAGTGGTAGGCTTCAATGGGGAAGAAGCGCAGACGTTTCCCGATAACTCCGAGGAGTTCGTTAAAGCGATGAATGACGCTCTAAGAATAGTAAACGGGGTCAGCGTTTACGCACCCCTCATAAAGCTTGACAAAACAGAGATCGTGAAACTCGGTATGTCGATGAACTTTCCATTCGAGCTAACGTGGAGCTGCTACTACAGCTACGACGAGCCATGCGGGAAGTGTGAATCATGTGTTCGCAGGCAGAGAGCATTCAGGGCTTTGCAGAAATAA
- a CDS encoding type II secretion system F family protein: MARERITLFVPGRLVRYYSKKVREKPAHYRHLSSVITSARLPITVQRLLAIATFYSIFSFAIGSLVGYVILRAFIPEGAIYYALQQFLGGTWLGDILMPYCSMVCCTCTILWVLISGVVAYKLVEYLILSYPSFISSRRRNEIDIYLPHAVNMMYGMAAGGIGTYDMIKSVAEAKFMFGELSKEFGTIIQLTDVFKEDLLSAMRHVRDTTPSEKLSSFLDDLIFIIKGGGNLSAFLKNKSDEFFEEQEVSFTSYLDFLSVMTETYLAVFLLFPLFLLIVLVVMQIVGEDMLNTYRTGILILLPVATVFFTYLIKSSLPVPPARTEKRVLIAEEDIFARKVEQKMGTYKVRKFRKILKRIKSSLLHPFEDAIYTIGFRIVLFYIAVLVILVTFIASRFLSLRELSIVTLSTAAIPIILFIELRERTVRQIEKRIPEIFKELAILNEAGLSIIEALKVLSTIELGVISKEINIIRRRIEWGEPVTKALRLLELRVRSEIIAKVIPISVKALETSPTYKDAFQTVAAFASAEVGLRERIRSSMLLYIIIIYLSIFVFLLIIYILINNILSAFGGVVTEGVTFMPNFELIKETFYQVSLVVGILSGIIAGVIGSGKVLSGLKHAYVFFIATYILFNYLL; the protein is encoded by the coding sequence TTGGCAAGAGAGCGAATAACCCTCTTCGTTCCTGGAAGACTTGTGAGGTACTACAGCAAAAAGGTACGGGAAAAGCCAGCACACTACAGACACCTTTCGTCCGTTATAACCTCTGCAAGACTGCCCATAACCGTCCAAAGACTTCTTGCCATCGCGACATTTTACTCCATTTTTTCATTTGCTATCGGATCTCTGGTTGGATATGTTATCTTAAGAGCGTTTATCCCTGAAGGAGCAATTTACTACGCACTTCAGCAGTTTCTTGGCGGAACCTGGCTGGGAGATATCCTGATGCCCTACTGCTCTATGGTCTGTTGTACATGTACTATTCTGTGGGTTCTGATATCGGGAGTGGTGGCGTACAAGCTCGTCGAATATCTGATCCTTTCCTACCCGTCTTTCATTTCGAGCAGGAGGAGAAATGAGATCGACATTTACCTTCCACATGCTGTTAACATGATGTACGGAATGGCTGCAGGAGGTATAGGGACATATGACATGATAAAGTCCGTTGCAGAAGCGAAGTTCATGTTTGGAGAACTCAGCAAAGAGTTCGGCACAATCATACAGCTCACAGATGTTTTCAAAGAGGACTTGCTGAGTGCCATGAGGCACGTGAGGGATACTACGCCAAGTGAAAAGCTATCGAGTTTTCTTGATGACTTGATTTTCATAATAAAGGGCGGAGGTAATCTCTCCGCATTCCTGAAGAATAAGTCGGATGAGTTCTTCGAGGAGCAGGAGGTCAGCTTCACGAGTTACCTCGATTTTCTGAGTGTTATGACCGAAACATACCTTGCTGTGTTCTTACTATTCCCGCTATTTCTTCTAATAGTTCTCGTTGTAATGCAGATTGTTGGAGAGGACATGCTCAACACATACAGAACGGGAATCCTCATACTACTGCCTGTAGCGACGGTATTTTTCACATACCTGATCAAATCGTCCCTTCCCGTACCTCCTGCCAGAACTGAGAAGAGAGTTCTCATAGCAGAGGAGGATATTTTTGCGAGGAAAGTGGAGCAGAAAATGGGTACATACAAGGTCAGAAAATTCAGGAAAATCTTAAAACGTATAAAATCGTCTCTCCTCCATCCATTTGAGGATGCAATATACACAATTGGATTCAGAATTGTACTGTTCTATATAGCTGTTCTCGTGATTCTTGTTACATTCATCGCATCGAGATTTCTAAGTTTGAGAGAACTATCGATAGTTACGCTCTCTACTGCTGCAATACCAATAATTCTGTTTATTGAGTTGAGGGAGCGAACGGTAAGACAGATAGAGAAGAGAATACCGGAGATATTCAAGGAACTTGCGATTTTGAATGAGGCAGGGCTGTCAATTATAGAAGCACTCAAAGTGCTGAGCACAATTGAACTGGGAGTTATTTCCAAAGAGATTAACATAATCAGGCGCCGGATTGAGTGGGGCGAGCCTGTTACAAAGGCTCTGAGACTTCTCGAGCTCAGAGTGAGAAGTGAAATCATTGCAAAGGTTATCCCCATCTCTGTGAAAGCCCTCGAAACTTCGCCAACATACAAGGATGCCTTTCAGACGGTTGCTGCCTTTGCGTCAGCCGAAGTCGGGTTGAGAGAAAGGATTCGAAGTAGTATGCTTCTATATATCATAATAATTTACCTCTCAATTTTTGTCTTTCTCCTGATTATATATATTCTCATAAACAACATCCTTTCGGCCTTCGGAGGAGTGGTTACAGAAGGTGTAACGTTTATGCCGAACTTCGAGCTCATAAAAGAGACTTTCTACCAGGTTTCCCTCGTTGTTGGCATTCTTTCAGGGATAATTGCAGGAGTAATCGGATCTGGTAAAGTTTTGAGCGGATTAAAGCATGCGTACGTTTTCTTCATTGCTACGTACATCCTCTTCAATTATCTGCTCTGA
- the queD gene encoding 6-carboxytetrahydropterin synthase QueD — MEVEIGVSETFDAAHFLPSHPKCGKTHGHTYRVEVTVRGRLKNGMVMDFAELKKIVREVIEKYDHNLINEFMENPTCENLCIAIFNEVASKLPAGVSLVRVRVYENPDKWAEAGNPEPDS; from the coding sequence ATGGAAGTTGAGATAGGAGTAAGCGAAACGTTCGATGCTGCACACTTCCTGCCATCTCATCCAAAATGCGGGAAGACACACGGCCACACCTACAGAGTAGAGGTCACTGTGAGGGGCAGGCTGAAGAACGGCATGGTGATGGACTTTGCAGAACTCAAGAAAATAGTCAGAGAAGTAATAGAAAAGTACGACCACAATCTTATCAACGAATTTATGGAGAATCCAACGTGCGAGAACCTCTGCATTGCAATTTTCAACGAAGTTGCGTCGAAGTTGCCTGCTGGTGTTTCCCTCGTCAGAGTTAGGGTTTACGAGAACCCCGACAAGTGGGCAGAGGCTGGTAATCCAGAACCTGATTCTTAA
- a CDS encoding type II/IV secretion system ATPase subunit, which yields MVSVILSAQNIPDYYLSLISIYKEMDVELGLLDEVPEGERLIDEYWIIPGFCKVHIRENVDNMKRQYCLIEPPVGIDELGLLNVLYNDMKRTLVLKEYAIEEEDKAEIIVDILNELIIEYAVEMQPELVLKTLYYLFRNFLGFGPIDGLLNDPNLEDISCDGYDIPVYIFHRKYGNLPTNIRFSKNDLDNYVMLLCQKAGKYISYANPLIDATLPDGSRLQATYGSEITPRGSSFTIRRFRATPYTPIDLLDSGTMDEIMLAYFWLLVENKLNFMVIGETAAGKTTTLNALMMFIPPDAKVISIEDTREIHLIHDNWIAEVTRLGVEGQEITMYDLLRAALRQRPDYIIVGEVRGREALTLFQAMSTGHACYSTLHAGDINQLVYRLENEPLNVPRIMIQFLDAVIVQSLWVKEGVRKRRALEVNEIFGIDPVNKNLLVNPIFKWEPPTDSFSQISESKKLEKIARFVGMETSEVFEELVRRARFLQSMREKGIRELKEVMEFIHGYYTNPEKTMEEVGDWQESE from the coding sequence ATGGTGTCAGTAATTTTGTCAGCCCAGAACATTCCCGATTACTACCTGAGCCTGATTTCGATTTACAAAGAAATGGATGTTGAGCTCGGGCTTCTGGACGAAGTTCCGGAAGGGGAGAGACTGATCGATGAATACTGGATAATCCCCGGCTTCTGCAAGGTTCACATAAGGGAAAATGTCGATAACATGAAACGCCAGTACTGCCTTATCGAGCCCCCGGTAGGAATCGACGAGCTCGGCCTCCTCAACGTCCTTTACAACGATATGAAGCGAACACTCGTGCTGAAGGAGTACGCCATAGAGGAAGAGGACAAGGCAGAGATAATAGTGGACATTCTTAACGAGCTCATAATCGAATATGCAGTCGAAATGCAGCCTGAACTCGTTCTGAAGACGTTATATTACCTTTTCAGAAACTTTCTCGGTTTTGGGCCGATAGACGGGTTGCTTAACGACCCGAACCTCGAAGACATATCCTGTGACGGCTACGATATCCCCGTATACATTTTTCACAGAAAATACGGAAACTTGCCCACTAACATTCGCTTTTCGAAAAACGACCTCGATAACTACGTCATGCTCCTCTGCCAGAAAGCAGGGAAGTACATTTCCTACGCAAACCCGCTCATCGACGCGACGCTTCCTGACGGCAGCAGACTGCAGGCAACCTATGGAAGCGAAATAACGCCAAGAGGATCATCCTTCACAATTCGAAGGTTCAGGGCGACGCCGTACACACCCATAGATCTTCTCGATAGCGGGACAATGGATGAAATAATGCTCGCCTATTTCTGGCTCCTCGTCGAAAACAAGCTGAACTTCATGGTTATCGGCGAGACTGCTGCAGGTAAAACTACTACACTGAATGCCCTCATGATGTTCATACCGCCAGACGCGAAGGTCATATCCATCGAAGATACGAGAGAGATTCACCTCATACACGACAACTGGATTGCAGAGGTAACAAGACTTGGCGTGGAAGGTCAGGAAATTACAATGTACGACTTGCTGCGAGCAGCTTTGAGGCAGAGGCCCGACTACATAATAGTCGGAGAGGTCAGAGGCAGGGAAGCACTGACCCTCTTCCAGGCAATGTCAACCGGTCATGCATGCTATTCGACGCTTCATGCAGGGGATATAAACCAGCTCGTTTACAGGCTTGAAAATGAGCCCCTAAATGTTCCCCGAATTATGATTCAGTTCCTCGATGCGGTGATCGTTCAGTCCCTCTGGGTAAAGGAAGGGGTAAGAAAAAGAAGAGCTCTCGAAGTAAATGAGATATTCGGAATTGACCCGGTTAACAAAAACCTCCTTGTAAACCCGATATTCAAGTGGGAACCCCCAACAGATTCTTTTTCACAGATCTCTGAATCAAAGAAACTCGAAAAAATCGCCAGATTCGTGGGGATGGAAACTTCCGAAGTGTTTGAAGAACTCGTCAGAAGAGCCAGATTCCTTCAGAGCATGAGAGAAAAAGGAATCAGAGAGTTAAAAGAGGTAATGGAATTTATTCACGGCTACTACACGAACCCTGAGAAGACAATGGAAGAGGTGGGAGATTGGCAAGAGAGCGAATAA